The proteins below come from a single Candidatus Chlamydia sanziniae genomic window:
- a CDS encoding ABC transporter permease subunit — MVGFSFLFSCLIGGFIGMGLFCNIPKFFHTTVSIALSFLTAIPFAILIVILFPVTRWIIGTSLGTTASIVPLTIGAIPFVVTLVSNALRNSALIYLEPATALGIPRIKIIKDILLPESYPDLIFSLKSLIIHLISCSTLAGFVGGGGLGQVLLQYGYYRFQLSVTMSVLVITLACIEIVRNLGNFYGRRILKYRGIL; from the coding sequence ATGGTAGGTTTTTCCTTTTTATTTTCTTGTTTAATAGGAGGATTTATAGGCATGGGGTTATTTTGTAATATTCCTAAATTTTTCCATACTACAGTATCCATTGCCTTGAGTTTTCTTACTGCGATTCCTTTTGCTATTTTAATTGTTATCCTTTTCCCTGTAACGCGGTGGATTATCGGAACATCTTTAGGAACAACAGCATCTATTGTTCCACTTACAATTGGAGCGATTCCTTTTGTCGTAACATTAGTATCAAATGCTTTGCGAAATTCAGCTCTTATTTATCTTGAACCTGCGACTGCTTTAGGAATTCCTAGGATTAAAATTATTAAAGATATCCTCCTTCCAGAAAGTTATCCCGACCTTATATTTTCTCTTAAATCCCTTATTATCCATCTTATTTCTTGTTCAACACTTGCAGGATTTGTAGGAGGAGGGGGATTGGGACAAGTGTTATTGCAGTATGGGTACTACCGTTTTCAATTATCAGTCACAATGTCAGTACTCGTGATTACGCTAGCATGTATCGAAATTGTTCGTAATCTAGGCAATTTCTATGGCCGTCGCATATTAAAATACCGAGGGATTTTATGA
- a CDS encoding DciA family protein, translating to MFLRRKRHPLKKTASPIKHAKHYLYSYLKDIERILAAHPQEIVEAWNKILEGKYKEMSRAIGFKEQVLLVKVYNSSLYALLKQTDQSDLITCLHKIVPHAQIQGIQFLLG from the coding sequence ATGTTTTTACGACGAAAAAGACATCCATTAAAAAAAACAGCCTCACCTATTAAACATGCTAAACACTATCTTTATAGCTATTTAAAAGATATTGAGCGCATTTTAGCTGCGCATCCCCAAGAAATAGTCGAAGCATGGAATAAAATTCTAGAAGGTAAGTATAAAGAAATGTCTCGAGCCATAGGGTTTAAAGAGCAAGTTTTATTAGTAAAAGTTTATAATTCCTCTTTATATGCTTTATTAAAACAAACAGATCAGAGTGACTTGATTACCTGCTTGCATAAGATTGTGCCTCACGCACAGATTCAGGGGATACAGTTTTTGTTAGGATAA
- a CDS encoding MetQ/NlpA family ABC transporter substrate-binding protein encodes MTWLRLRRVISLTLFLTSCQKQESEDVIRIAASPIPHAELLYTLQGEAKTLGLKLKILPIDDYRIPNRLLLDKQIEANYFQHEAFLQDECRRYGSLGKLVPFIKVHLEPMGIYSKKFSSLQELKNKRKITITIPVDCTNAQRALQLLEECQLIISKQPIDLNTTSRDVCGKDNRNITIVEVAAPLLMGSLSDTDAAVIPGHFAIAGGFSPKVDSLCLENLDMSKYTNIVVIRDEDLNTCAMLKLKKLFQSSAVKNFFDLKYQGNIITIVEENEK; translated from the coding sequence ATAACATGGTTAAGACTTAGAAGAGTTATTTCCCTGACTCTGTTTCTTACTTCTTGCCAAAAACAGGAATCCGAAGATGTAATCCGTATTGCTGCTAGTCCCATACCCCATGCTGAATTGCTCTATACTTTGCAAGGAGAGGCGAAAACTTTAGGATTGAAGCTAAAAATTCTTCCTATTGATGACTATCGTATTCCAAATCGCTTGCTTCTTGATAAGCAAATTGAAGCGAACTATTTTCAACATGAAGCTTTTCTACAGGATGAATGTAGGCGTTATGGTAGTTTAGGGAAGCTCGTCCCTTTTATTAAAGTCCATCTTGAGCCCATGGGAATATATTCGAAAAAGTTTTCTTCACTACAAGAGTTAAAAAATAAGCGTAAAATCACAATCACTATTCCTGTAGATTGTACAAATGCGCAACGCGCATTGCAATTGCTTGAAGAATGTCAGCTTATTATAAGTAAACAGCCTATCGACTTGAACACAACTTCTAGAGATGTCTGCGGAAAAGACAATAGAAATATCACTATAGTTGAGGTGGCTGCTCCTCTTCTAATGGGTTCTCTTTCTGACACAGATGCTGCTGTTATTCCTGGACATTTCGCTATTGCTGGAGGATTCTCCCCAAAAGTGGATAGTCTATGTTTAGAAAATCTGGATATGTCTAAATATACAAATATTGTGGTGATTCGCGATGAAGATCTCAACACTTGTGCAATGCTTAAACTAAAGAAACTTTTTCAAAGTAGTGCTGTAAAAAATTTTTTTGATTTAAAATATCAAGGAAACATTATCACAATAGTAGAAGAGAACGAAAAATAA
- the mgtE gene encoding magnesium transporter: MDSKTSHLDDELSFKLEKAFTCLSTDIHSHDLSKIVSEYNPIDLAYAVSCLPSGSRAILYKNLSCNTSKVAFIINTDSASRWAIFRRLSDIEVCTLIEQMPPDEAVWVLDDIPDRRYRRILELIDSKKALKIRDLQKHGRNTAGRLMTNEFFAFLMETKVKDVSACIRNNPGIDLTRLVFVLDFKGELQGVVTDRSLIINPPEVSLKQIMSQVEHKVLPDVTREEVVDLVERYKIAALPVVDEENFLIGAITYEDVVEAIEDIADETIARMAGTTEDVGYHSCHVVQRFLLRAPWLLVTLCAGLISASVMAYFQKISPALLALIIFFIPLINGMSGNVGVQCSTILVRSMATGTLSFGRRRETIFKEITIGLLTGVALGILCGIVVYLMGFLGLNIFSGSSIQLGVTVATGILGASLTATTLGVLSPFFFVKIGVDPALASGPIVTALNDIMSMIIFFLITGCINFFFFS, encoded by the coding sequence ATGGATTCTAAGACAAGTCATTTGGATGATGAGCTGAGTTTTAAGTTAGAGAAAGCTTTTACTTGCTTATCCACAGATATACATTCCCACGATTTGTCTAAAATTGTTAGTGAATATAACCCTATAGATCTTGCTTATGCTGTTTCCTGTCTTCCGTCTGGATCTCGAGCAATTCTTTATAAAAATCTTTCCTGTAATACTTCTAAAGTTGCTTTCATTATTAATACTGACTCTGCTTCACGTTGGGCAATTTTTCGTAGACTTTCTGACATTGAAGTTTGTACTTTAATTGAGCAGATGCCTCCTGATGAAGCTGTTTGGGTTTTGGATGATATCCCTGATCGTAGATATCGCAGAATTCTTGAATTGATAGATTCTAAAAAAGCCTTAAAAATTCGTGATCTGCAAAAGCACGGTAGAAATACTGCGGGTCGTTTGATGACAAACGAATTTTTTGCTTTTTTGATGGAAACAAAGGTTAAGGATGTTTCTGCCTGCATCCGAAATAATCCGGGGATTGATTTGACTCGCTTAGTTTTTGTCTTGGATTTTAAAGGAGAACTTCAAGGTGTTGTTACAGATAGAAGTTTAATTATTAATCCTCCGGAAGTTTCTTTAAAGCAAATTATGAGCCAGGTAGAGCATAAGGTATTGCCCGACGTGACTCGAGAGGAGGTTGTTGATCTTGTTGAAAGGTATAAGATTGCAGCCCTTCCAGTAGTAGATGAGGAAAACTTTTTAATTGGAGCAATTACTTATGAAGATGTCGTTGAAGCGATTGAGGATATTGCTGATGAGACTATTGCTAGAATGGCTGGGACAACTGAAGATGTGGGATATCATAGCTGTCATGTAGTCCAGAGATTTTTACTTAGAGCACCTTGGCTTCTTGTTACGTTATGCGCAGGGTTAATTAGCGCTTCGGTTATGGCTTATTTCCAAAAAATTTCTCCAGCATTATTAGCTTTGATTATTTTTTTCATTCCTTTAATTAACGGGATGTCGGGAAATGTTGGAGTTCAATGTAGTACAATTTTAGTCCGTAGCATGGCTACGGGAACGTTATCTTTTGGGCGGCGTCGGGAAACCATTTTTAAAGAAATCACCATAGGTTTGCTTACGGGAGTTGCTCTTGGCATTCTTTGCGGTATTGTTGTCTATTTAATGGGATTTTTAGGTTTAAATATCTTTTCTGGAAGTAGCATACAATTAGGAGTTACTGTCGCTACTGGAATTTTAGGAGCTTCTCTTACAGCAACCACTCTAGGGGTTCTTTCTCCATTTTTCTTTGTGAAAATTGGTGTAGACCCTGCTTTAGCTTCCGGACCTATTGTTACAGCATTGAATGACATCATGTCGATGATTATCTTTTTTCTGATCACTGGATGCATAAACTTTTTCTTTTTTAGCTAA
- a CDS encoding methionine ABC transporter ATP-binding protein, whose translation MLKEHSAIISVANLSKTLGLHSLLKEVSFSVYSGEIFGIIGHSGSGKTTLLRCLDFLEFPTTGSITIAGFQSSLAVKKMSRSNFAKKVAYISQNYGLFSAKTVFQNIAYPLHVHNSHMLQEEVHERVLETLNFLNLYHKKDVYPGNLSGGQKQKVAIARAIICEPQVLLCDEITSALDPKSTEDIIEKFLKLNDERKVTLVLVSHEIDIIKKICSRTLVMHQGVIEELGATEQLFLTPQSPLTEGLFDRVSQDFSFLYKNRNYTELLRLGFPKELAAQGIVSEIIQTGIVSINILSGRIDLFRNTPMGFLIVDLEGSLENRRQAKIVLTERGVLIKELNCR comes from the coding sequence GTGTTAAAAGAACATTCTGCTATTATTTCTGTTGCAAATTTAAGTAAAACCCTAGGCCTGCATAGCCTTTTAAAAGAGGTATCTTTTTCTGTGTATTCAGGAGAGATATTTGGTATCATAGGTCATAGTGGCTCTGGAAAAACTACATTATTACGTTGTTTAGATTTTCTCGAATTTCCTACTACAGGATCCATAACTATAGCTGGATTTCAAAGTTCTTTAGCAGTAAAAAAAATGTCACGCAGTAATTTTGCTAAGAAGGTTGCCTATATTTCCCAAAACTATGGGTTATTTTCTGCAAAAACTGTCTTTCAAAATATTGCTTATCCTCTCCATGTTCATAACAGTCATATGCTGCAAGAAGAAGTGCATGAAAGAGTCCTTGAAACACTTAATTTTTTAAACCTCTATCACAAAAAAGATGTCTACCCAGGAAATCTTAGCGGTGGGCAAAAACAAAAAGTTGCCATTGCTAGAGCAATAATTTGTGAACCTCAAGTTTTGCTTTGCGATGAAATTACTTCAGCCTTGGATCCAAAGTCTACGGAAGATATTATAGAAAAATTCCTTAAACTGAATGATGAGAGAAAGGTTACCCTTGTCCTGGTCTCCCATGAAATAGATATCATTAAAAAAATTTGCTCTCGTACTTTAGTTATGCATCAAGGTGTTATCGAAGAATTGGGAGCCACAGAACAACTCTTTCTTACTCCGCAGAGCCCTTTGACAGAAGGACTATTTGATCGGGTCTCACAAGATTTTTCTTTCCTTTATAAGAATAGGAACTACACAGAATTATTGAGACTAGGCTTTCCCAAAGAGCTTGCTGCCCAAGGCATTGTTAGCGAAATCATTCAAACAGGTATTGTATCAATAAATATCTTATCAGGAAGGATTGATTTATTTAGGAACACTCCTATGGGCTTTTTAATTGTGGACTTAGAAGGCTCCTTAGAGAATCGAAGACAGGCTAAGATTGTATTAACAGAACGAGGTGTTCTTATTAAAGAATTGAATTGTAGATAA
- a CDS encoding class I fructose-bisphosphate aldolase has product MPSIYDFLGNDDDNLLTHECKHIRKESLTLPCHDFVDKVFVESDRNNRALRSLQTLFSHGRLANTGYMSILPVDQGVEHSAGASFVANPLYFNPENIIKLAIEGGCNAVASSYGILALFSRKYAHKIPFILKLNHNELLSYPTSYHQIFFSQVEAAYLMGAIAVGATVYFGSETSHDEIVAVSKAFAKARELGLATILWCYLRNSAFVVNNIDYHSAADLTGQADYLGATLGADIVKQKLPTCQGGFKAIKFSKTDERIYTELSSDHPIDLCRYQVLNSYCGKIGLINSGGPSGDNDLTDAIKTAVINKRAGGMGLILGRKAFQQPLSEGIQLLNLVQDIYLDPNITIA; this is encoded by the coding sequence ATGCCGAGCATTTATGATTTTTTAGGAAATGACGATGACAATTTATTAACCCACGAATGTAAGCACATTCGGAAGGAAAGTCTGACTCTTCCTTGTCATGATTTTGTAGATAAAGTTTTTGTGGAGTCGGATAGGAATAATCGAGCATTAAGGTCCTTACAAACATTATTTTCTCATGGCCGATTAGCAAACACAGGTTATATGTCTATTCTCCCGGTGGATCAAGGGGTCGAACATAGTGCAGGAGCTTCTTTTGTTGCAAATCCTTTATATTTTAATCCAGAAAATATTATAAAACTAGCAATTGAAGGAGGATGCAATGCTGTAGCTTCTTCTTATGGTATCTTAGCGTTGTTTTCTAGAAAATATGCCCATAAGATTCCTTTTATCCTCAAGTTAAACCATAATGAACTCCTTTCTTATCCAACAAGCTATCACCAAATTTTCTTTAGTCAGGTAGAGGCTGCATATTTGATGGGAGCTATTGCTGTAGGAGCGACCGTATATTTTGGTTCTGAGACCTCTCATGATGAAATTGTTGCTGTGTCAAAAGCTTTCGCTAAAGCGCGTGAGTTAGGGTTGGCAACTATTCTTTGGTGTTACCTTAGAAATTCCGCGTTTGTAGTTAATAATATTGATTATCACAGTGCTGCCGATCTTACAGGACAAGCAGATTACCTTGGAGCAACATTGGGCGCTGATATTGTAAAGCAAAAGCTTCCCACTTGCCAGGGAGGATTCAAAGCAATAAAATTTAGCAAAACTGATGAAAGAATTTATACTGAATTATCCTCGGACCACCCTATAGACCTTTGTCGTTACCAAGTTTTAAATAGTTATTGTGGTAAAATAGGATTAATCAATTCTGGTGGACCTTCCGGAGATAATGATCTTACAGATGCTATTAAAACAGCTGTTATTAATAAAAGAGCTGGAGGTATGGGTCTTATTTTAGGAAGAAAAGCTTTTCAACAACCGCTTTCTGAAGGAATTCAACTATTGAATTTAGTGCAGGACATTTATTTAGACCCAAACATTACAATAGCCTAA
- a CDS encoding amino acid permease: MHTKPTKPLGTFTVGMLSLAVVISLRNLPLTAKHGLSTLFFYAIAVACFMVPYALIAAELASFKPQGIYIWIRDALGKWWGFFAIWMQWFHNMTWYPAMLAFIASTIVYKINPDLAHNKVYLAIVILAGFWLLTFFNFLGISSSALFSSICVIIGTLIPGIILVSLALFWIFSGHPIAISLSWSDIIPDISNMSSFVLLAGMLLALCGLEANANLASDMVNPRKNYPRAVFIGTIATLFILVLGSLSIAIVIPKEEISLVSGLVKAFTLFFDKYHLSWMTGIIVLMTIAGSLGELNAWIFAGTKGLFVSTQNDCLPHIFKKVNTKNVPTNLMIFQAIVVTIFTLLFLCLDSADLVYWILSALSIQMYLAMYICLFIAGPVLRIKEPKARRLYSIPGKFWRICILSFLGTCSCIFALWISFLPPQEFTNLSEKGKIAYTIFLLLAFTLNCLIPFGIYFAHKRLSKKVS, encoded by the coding sequence ATGCATACAAAACCCACAAAACCGTTAGGAACCTTTACCGTAGGCATGCTATCCCTAGCTGTAGTGATTAGCTTACGTAATCTACCGCTTACAGCAAAACATGGTCTCTCGACTTTGTTTTTTTATGCCATTGCTGTAGCTTGTTTTATGGTTCCTTATGCTCTTATTGCTGCTGAGCTTGCTTCTTTTAAACCTCAAGGCATTTATATCTGGATACGAGATGCCTTAGGCAAATGGTGGGGATTTTTTGCCATATGGATGCAATGGTTTCACAATATGACCTGGTACCCAGCTATGCTTGCCTTTATTGCAAGTACAATAGTCTATAAAATCAATCCCGATCTCGCTCATAATAAAGTCTATCTTGCCATAGTAATTCTTGCAGGATTTTGGTTATTAACGTTTTTTAACTTCCTAGGCATTAGCTCCTCTGCATTATTTAGTTCTATCTGTGTAATTATAGGAACGCTCATTCCTGGCATTATCCTAGTAAGTTTAGCACTTTTTTGGATTTTCTCTGGCCACCCTATAGCGATTTCTCTTTCATGGAGTGATATCATTCCAGATATTAGTAATATGTCTTCATTTGTTCTACTTGCAGGGATGTTGCTCGCTTTATGCGGTCTTGAAGCTAACGCTAACCTCGCTTCAGATATGGTAAATCCTAGAAAAAATTATCCTAGAGCTGTCTTTATCGGGACGATAGCCACTTTGTTCATTTTAGTACTAGGCTCTTTGTCAATTGCGATTGTAATTCCAAAAGAAGAAATTAGTTTAGTTTCAGGACTAGTAAAAGCATTTACCCTCTTTTTTGACAAATATCACCTCTCATGGATGACAGGAATCATTGTTCTTATGACAATTGCAGGTTCTTTAGGAGAGTTAAACGCCTGGATATTTGCTGGAACTAAGGGGCTCTTCGTCTCCACACAAAATGATTGCTTACCACATATATTTAAAAAGGTGAACACCAAGAATGTTCCTACTAATTTAATGATATTTCAGGCTATTGTAGTGACAATATTCACCTTATTATTTTTGTGTTTGGATTCTGCTGATCTTGTTTATTGGATTTTAAGTGCACTGAGTATTCAAATGTATCTTGCCATGTACATTTGTCTATTTATTGCAGGCCCTGTATTACGTATTAAAGAGCCCAAAGCTCGGCGTTTATACTCCATCCCTGGAAAATTTTGGAGAATTTGTATTTTATCTTTTTTAGGAACTTGTTCTTGTATTTTCGCTTTATGGATTAGCTTCTTGCCTCCACAGGAATTTACTAACCTCTCTGAAAAAGGTAAGATAGCCTATACGATTTTCTTACTGCTCGCTTTTACCTTAAACTGTCTAATTCCTTTCGGTATCTACTTCGCACATAAGCGTTTATCTAAAAAAGTCAGTTAG